One window of the Candidatus Zixiibacteriota bacterium genome contains the following:
- a CDS encoding hypothetical protein (Evidence 5 : Unknown function), with protein sequence MGKGLTNPQSRPYFILNSYLRIKDMRKTIPVAVIVILAGIAALLPGCDQLVTKENYTYDTTTLIVRDSTCVEACHSDVSNDMSVARRQWQNSAHSSDSLTDITVNGLNTRSCGQQCHSTEGFLNSLSSTAGTISHPTEIGCFACHSPHTTWDFSLRDTARVLLITSQYYNYKHSNICARCHRNNVNPASLVSGPRNIDAGWGPHASVQADMLAGTGGYVFPDSIYGNSAHTTDDSSGCLTCHMAVTDGFELGGHTFRMRSGITILVSSCNQSGCHATAPVTSFYTVDSLQRLYISTMDSLKTELIAGNLLTTSGNPVLRTVLTIDSVAALYNYLFVRNDGSGGVHNTKYGLALLQQSLYSLRPPAKR encoded by the coding sequence ATGGGAAAAGGTTTGACAAATCCTCAAAGTCGCCCTTACTTTATATTAAATAGTTATCTGAGGATCAAGGATATGCGAAAAACAATTCCCGTTGCCGTAATAGTGATATTGGCCGGAATCGCGGCTCTATTGCCGGGTTGCGACCAACTGGTGACAAAAGAAAATTATACTTATGACACAACCACGTTAATCGTGCGGGACAGCACCTGCGTCGAGGCGTGTCATTCCGATGTAAGCAACGATATGAGTGTAGCCAGGCGACAGTGGCAGAACTCGGCGCATTCGTCAGATTCCCTTACCGACATTACTGTGAACGGCCTTAATACCCGTTCCTGTGGCCAGCAGTGCCATAGCACCGAGGGTTTTCTTAATTCACTTTCTTCTACTGCGGGAACCATATCCCATCCCACGGAAATCGGCTGTTTTGCCTGTCATTCTCCCCACACGACCTGGGATTTTTCGCTTAGAGACACGGCCCGGGTGCTCCTAATTACGAGCCAGTATTACAACTATAAGCACTCCAATATTTGCGCCCGCTGTCACCGCAATAATGTCAATCCGGCTTCCCTGGTAAGCGGGCCGAGGAATATCGATGCCGGATGGGGTCCGCACGCTTCGGTTCAGGCCGATATGCTGGCCGGCACCGGCGGGTATGTCTTCCCTGATTCCATCTACGGCAATTCCGCCCATACCACCGATGACAGCAGCGGTTGCCTAACCTGTCACATGGCGGTGACCGACGGTTTTGAACTCGGCGGACATACTTTCCGGATGAGAAGCGGCATTACTATCCTGGTTTCGTCATGTAATCAATCCGGCTGTCATGCGACCGCACCCGTGACCAGTTTCTATACGGTTGATTCCCTGCAAAGACTATATATATCCACTATGGATAGTCTTAAAACGGAGTTGATTGCCGGCAATCTTCTGACAACTTCGGGCAATCCCGTGCTTCGAACGGTACTGACAATTGATTCGGTGGCGGCCCTGTATAATTATCTTTTTGTTCGAAATGACGGGAGCGGCGGCGTTCATAATACTAAATATGGCCTGGCGCTTTTGCAGCAATCGCTTTATTCGCTCCGCCCGCCGGCGAAGAGATAG
- the etfA gene encoding Electron transfer flavoprotein subunit alpha, producing MGLNVLLVSEQKNGKLANVSYELISAAKKVDGTIITACLAENADALSGELAAHGGGKVLAVSDPALKYYADDIYANVLTSIIKKYQPQLVLGSATFYGKALFARLAALNNGAMASDITGIRSEGGKIVITRPSYGGNVLVDLSNAENKIFFATIRPKVFEESKEGSGEVVKEAVDPSLFAGKSTVKEMVAESGQTVSLTEADIIVTAGRGVRGPENLPLVKDLADSLGAAFGASRAIVDAGWIAYSHQIGQTGKTVNPKLYVAVGISGAIQHLVGMQSSKTIVAINRDKDAPIFNIATFGIVGDLFEIVPALTAKFQSAH from the coding sequence ATGGGATTAAATGTTTTGCTTGTATCCGAGCAGAAGAACGGCAAATTGGCCAATGTCAGTTATGAATTGATTTCCGCGGCCAAGAAAGTGGATGGGACGATAATAACCGCGTGTCTTGCCGAAAATGCCGACGCTCTGAGCGGCGAACTGGCCGCGCATGGCGGGGGCAAGGTCCTTGCAGTTTCAGATCCGGCTCTGAAGTATTACGCCGATGACATTTATGCCAATGTCTTAACCTCAATAATAAAAAAGTATCAGCCGCAATTGGTCCTCGGATCGGCCACCTTTTATGGCAAAGCGCTGTTCGCTCGACTGGCGGCGCTCAACAACGGCGCCATGGCTTCGGATATAACCGGTATCAGGTCCGAAGGGGGAAAAATCGTTATTACGCGCCCGTCCTATGGCGGGAATGTCCTTGTCGATTTGAGTAACGCTGAAAATAAGATATTTTTCGCTACGATTCGCCCCAAGGTGTTTGAGGAATCCAAAGAAGGATCGGGCGAGGTCGTCAAAGAGGCGGTTGACCCATCTCTATTCGCCGGCAAGAGCACCGTGAAAGAAATGGTTGCGGAATCGGGACAGACCGTGAGTTTAACGGAAGCCGATATAATTGTGACCGCCGGCCGGGGTGTCCGCGGCCCTGAAAACCTTCCTCTCGTTAAGGATCTGGCCGATTCGCTCGGGGCGGCCTTCGGCGCATCGCGCGCCATTGTTGACGCGGGCTGGATTGCATATTCGCACCAGATCGGTCAGACCGGCAAGACGGTCAATCCCAAATTGTATGTAGCCGTCGGAATATCGGGAGCCATTCAGCATCTGGTGGGGATGCAATCCTCGAAAACCATCGTCGCCATCAACCGGGATAAGGACGCTCCCATATTCAATATCGCCACTTTTGGCATTGTCGGTGATTTATTTGAAATCGTGCCGGCCCTCACTGCGAAATTTCAAAGCGCCCACTAA
- a CDS encoding conserved hypothetical protein (Evidence 4 : Unknown function but conserved in other organisms), with product MKYLIFDCFAGISGDMTLGALVDLGLPFDYLEEKLSSLKISNYTIKRYAAQKHGVSATKIDVLIHEEKVHRHLNDIFEIIDSSQLTDRAKDISKRTFRKLAEAEARVHNSSPEKIHFHEVGGVDAIVDIVGSAIGIDYFAPDKIYGTSLPMGRGIINAAHGPLPIPAPATMEILKKYPVRWSEIEGERVTPTGAAILTTLIDLHGGTAPIPEFRVANVGYGAGSKDFPDCPNLLRLILGESVAMDGQSSEIIEIVETNIDDMNPQIYDHLLGELYGIGASEVFMTPVIMKKSRPGTLLTVLCKKNLIEKISDVIFRETSTAGIRLRTEKRFILDRWMITVDXDFGPIRVKILKLKDRMKFQPEYDDCAEAARRHGMPLSILIDKVRRLAEKSEGLE from the coding sequence ATGAAATATTTAATATTCGATTGTTTCGCTGGAATTTCCGGCGATATGACCCTCGGTGCTCTTGTCGATTTAGGTCTTCCCTTCGATTATCTTGAAGAGAAACTTTCGTCACTTAAGATAAGCAATTATACAATAAAGCGTTATGCCGCACAGAAACACGGAGTTTCCGCGACGAAAATTGACGTCCTGATACACGAAGAAAAGGTGCATCGTCATCTAAATGACATTTTTGAAATTATTGACTCATCTCAATTGACTGACAGGGCCAAGGATATTTCAAAGAGAACATTCCGGAAATTGGCGGAAGCGGAAGCCCGAGTTCATAACTCCTCGCCGGAGAAAATTCATTTTCACGAAGTCGGCGGTGTTGATGCCATAGTCGATATCGTCGGGAGCGCCATCGGCATCGATTATTTTGCCCCTGACAAGATCTATGGGACTTCGCTGCCGATGGGCCGGGGTATCATAAACGCCGCCCACGGTCCGCTGCCAATTCCAGCCCCGGCGACTATGGAAATTCTTAAAAAATATCCGGTCCGTTGGAGTGAAATTGAAGGTGAAAGAGTCACCCCGACTGGCGCGGCTATACTGACAACTTTAATAGATTTGCATGGAGGGACCGCGCCGATTCCCGAATTCAGAGTAGCAAATGTGGGATACGGTGCGGGCAGCAAGGACTTTCCCGATTGCCCCAATCTCCTGCGATTGATATTGGGGGAAAGCGTGGCCATGGATGGTCAGTCGAGTGAAATCATTGAAATTGTGGAAACCAATATCGATGATATGAATCCGCAAATTTACGATCACCTCCTCGGGGAATTATATGGTATTGGAGCGAGCGAGGTTTTCATGACACCGGTTATTATGAAGAAGAGCCGCCCCGGGACGCTCCTGACCGTTCTCTGCAAAAAGAATTTGATTGAAAAAATCAGTGATGTTATATTCCGAGAAACTTCGACGGCCGGAATTCGCCTGCGTACCGAAAAGAGGTTTATATTGGATCGGTGGATGATAACGGTCGATNCGGATTTCGGTCCGATTCGAGTGAAAATTTTGAAACTTAAAGATAGAATGAAATTTCAGCCGGAGTACGACGATTGTGCGGAGGCCGCTCGAAGGCACGGTATGCCGCTGTCGATCTTGATAGATAAGGTCCGTCGCCTGGCTGAAAAATCGGAAGGATTGGAATAA
- a CDS encoding 1-(5-phosphoribosyl)-5-amino-4-imidazole-carboxylate (AIR) carboxylase: protein MDRVELQKILNNVSSGKLSVTAALEKLRNYPLENLKFARIDHHRALRQEYPEVIYAPGKSDLQIIEIARRIAKAKCDVIISRLEEKRFNLIKKRLPGLKLHPDARMAVFFGAGRKSPRLRTDALVVVCSGGTSDIPVAEEAALTAWIMGCRVERLYDVGVAGIHRLFEGKELLDKAAVVIVVAGMEGALPSVVGGLISKPIIAVPTSIGYGASFGGIAALLAMLNSCAAGVTVVNIDNGFGAGVAAAKIARMLGRGDRP from the coding sequence ATGGATAGAGTAGAACTGCAAAAAATTTTGAATAATGTCAGTTCAGGGAAGTTGTCCGTCACCGCGGCGCTGGAAAAACTCAGGAATTATCCGCTGGAAAATCTGAAATTTGCTCGCATCGATCACCATCGGGCCCTTCGTCAGGAATACCCCGAAGTCATTTACGCTCCGGGAAAAAGCGACCTGCAGATAATTGAGATTGCCCGTCGCATTGCCAAAGCCAAATGCGATGTGATAATCAGCCGTCTCGAAGAAAAACGATTCAACTTGATTAAGAAACGTCTTCCCGGATTGAAATTACATCCTGATGCCCGAATGGCGGTATTTTTTGGCGCCGGGAGGAAGAGCCCAAGATTGCGGACTGATGCTCTGGTAGTGGTATGTTCCGGTGGAACATCAGACATTCCTGTGGCCGAAGAAGCAGCCCTGACCGCCTGGATTATGGGGTGTCGGGTGGAACGACTCTATGATGTCGGGGTGGCCGGAATTCATCGTCTCTTCGAGGGGAAGGAACTCCTGGATAAAGCAGCCGTGGTCATAGTCGTGGCGGGAATGGAAGGGGCCTTACCGTCAGTCGTCGGCGGATTGATAAGTAAACCGATTATTGCCGTTCCTACTTCAATCGGTTACGGGGCCTCGTTTGGCGGCATTGCGGCGCTTCTGGCAATGCTAAATTCCTGCGCGGCCGGGGTGACAGTGGTCAATATTGATAACGGTTTTGGAGCCGGTGTCGCGGCCGCCAAGATCGCGCGGATGTTGGGGAGAGGAGATCGGCCATGA
- the dusB gene encoding tRNA-dihydrouridine synthase B: MRIGNLNIGGTLFLAPLAGISNRPFRLLARKYGADFCYTEMISSDAIIQNQRRTIGMVDIRDDEHPVGVQLFGSSPENLARAAKMAVALGADLLDINLGCPVKKVVKKNGGAALMKDFALTAEIMTAAAESVPVPVTIKMRTGWAADEDTYLEIARTAQASGIAAITLHPRSRSAGLSGKSDWSKIAALKKEVTIPVIGNGDIRSPQDARAMLDQTGCDAIMIGRAAMANPYIFMQIKTYLIQNEILPDMGPKEKSMMALEHARLMIEQFGEGPGAIRMRKHLAWYSKGFLGGAELRSQLNRINSLSDICALFANYLNSQVSANG; this comes from the coding sequence ATGCGCATAGGAAACTTGAACATAGGCGGTACCCTGTTCCTGGCCCCTCTGGCCGGCATCTCCAATCGCCCCTTCCGTTTGCTGGCTCGGAAATACGGCGCCGATTTCTGTTATACCGAGATGATTTCCTCCGACGCCATTATTCAGAACCAGCGCCGAACAATTGGTATGGTGGATATTAGGGATGATGAGCATCCTGTTGGCGTACAATTGTTTGGCTCTTCACCTGAAAATTTGGCCAGGGCCGCCAAAATGGCGGTGGCGTTGGGAGCCGACCTGCTTGACATAAATTTGGGGTGTCCTGTAAAGAAGGTGGTCAAGAAAAATGGCGGGGCGGCCCTTATGAAAGATTTCGCTTTGACGGCCGAAATTATGACCGCCGCGGCTGAGTCTGTTCCCGTCCCCGTGACCATAAAGATGCGGACCGGCTGGGCGGCCGATGAAGACACTTACCTGGAAATCGCACGGACCGCTCAAGCCTCGGGTATCGCCGCCATTACTTTGCATCCCCGCAGCCGATCGGCGGGACTCTCGGGAAAATCAGACTGGTCAAAAATTGCCGCTCTGAAAAAAGAAGTCACAATTCCGGTTATCGGCAATGGTGATATTCGTTCCCCTCAAGATGCCAGGGCAATGCTGGATCAGACCGGTTGCGACGCTATCATGATCGGTCGGGCCGCCATGGCCAATCCCTATATTTTCATGCAAATCAAGACGTATCTCATTCAGAATGAAATTCTACCGGATATGGGGCCGAAAGAGAAGTCGATGATGGCTCTGGAACATGCACGCTTGATGATAGAGCAATTCGGAGAAGGGCCGGGAGCAATCAGGATGCGTAAACATCTGGCTTGGTATTCCAAGGGCTTTCTGGGCGGGGCAGAATTGCGTAGCCAATTGAACCGGATTAATTCCTTGAGCGATATTTGCGCTCTCTTTGCGAATTATCTGAATTCTCAGGTTTCGGCCAATGGATAG
- a CDS encoding hypothetical protein (Evidence 5 : Unknown function), with protein sequence MYANRMLIIPNIHHTNCSALVLNNGVGGNHLGITEIGAVFPSQQTEGAIGDAGQRGQEQGTAYVQVSYAHADNIIKPEYDSN encoded by the coding sequence TTGTACGCCAACAGGATGCTCATCATCCCTAATATCCACCATACCAATTGTTCGGCGCTGGTTCTGAATAATGGCGTCGGAGGAAATCATCTCGGTATAACAGAAATCGGCGCCGTATTTCCGAGCCAGCAAACGGAAGGGGCGATTGGAGATGCCGGCCAGAGGGGCCAGGAACAGGGTACCGCCTATGTTCAAGTTTCCTATGCGCATGCCGACAATATAATTAAGCCGGAATACGATAGCAACTAA
- a CDS encoding FHA protein — translation MPEIIVKYEDKVIERVVSEKKRISIGRTSDNDIVLENRGVSRKHAQIEFNDNAAVIIDNESLNGTFVNNRKITEEILHNNDSVTIGKYTLIYHTEVSKQEAPGNLDGTMVLKTKKQKEMVEQDKLEREIVRRMGGTVLLGEENSDFSEYRIDNNVTTIGKAKFVHVHARGLLLSGIQAKIVKEQEQFTLVNLGRKGKTKVNGEEVNRQNLKNGDIIQVGKSIFRFVEGQK, via the coding sequence ATGCCTGAAATAATTGTTAAATATGAGGATAAGGTAATTGAGCGGGTCGTTTCGGAAAAGAAGCGCATCTCCATTGGGCGCACCAGCGATAATGATATCGTCCTGGAAAATCGGGGAGTCTCCCGCAAGCATGCTCAGATTGAATTCAATGACAATGCGGCCGTAATTATCGACAATGAATCTCTCAACGGGACCTTTGTCAACAATCGTAAAATTACCGAAGAGATTTTGCATAATAATGACTCTGTCACCATTGGAAAATATACTTTAATTTACCATACTGAGGTTTCCAAGCAGGAAGCCCCGGGGAATCTCGACGGCACCATGGTTTTGAAGACCAAAAAGCAGAAGGAAATGGTGGAACAGGATAAATTGGAGCGGGAAATTGTCAGGCGCATGGGCGGTACGGTCCTCTTGGGCGAAGAAAATTCTGATTTTTCGGAGTATCGGATCGACAACAACGTGACCACTATCGGCAAAGCGAAATTTGTTCATGTGCATGCCCGGGGCCTGCTCCTGTCCGGAATACAGGCCAAAATCGTCAAGGAACAGGAGCAGTTTACGCTCGTGAATCTGGGACGCAAAGGCAAGACCAAGGTCAACGGAGAAGAAGTCAATCGGCAAAATTTAAAGAATGGGGATATAATTCAAGTCGGGAAATCCATCTTCCGGTTTGTAGAAGGACAAAAATAG
- a CDS encoding conserved hypothetical protein (Evidence 4 : Unknown function but conserved in other organisms): MKIALISDVHGNLEALEKVLRDIEKEGAEKIHFLGDAVGYGCDPDECVRLIKSHCEIKLLGNHDYAAMGLESIESFNQLAQASIGWTQEKISKKTLSTLADFEIDADFLDYHLVHASPSDPIAWQYLLNVSQAGQEFDSFNGPVCFVGHSHLPAIFTRDNEGAVMKSIKETWECDPERKYIVNIGSVGQPRDNDPRACYLMADIDSRRLAYRRVEYDITKAQEKMKRANMPEFLIERLAVGL; this comes from the coding sequence ATGAAAATCGCCCTGATATCGGATGTTCATGGGAACCTGGAAGCGCTGGAAAAAGTGCTAAGAGACATAGAAAAAGAAGGTGCCGAAAAGATACATTTTCTCGGCGACGCCGTCGGATACGGCTGCGATCCGGACGAATGCGTGCGGCTAATCAAGTCTCATTGCGAAATAAAATTACTGGGCAATCATGACTATGCCGCCATGGGATTGGAATCGATCGAAAGTTTCAATCAATTGGCGCAGGCTTCAATCGGCTGGACACAGGAGAAAATAAGCAAGAAAACTTTAAGCACCCTGGCCGATTTTGAAATCGACGCCGACTTTCTGGATTATCATCTGGTGCACGCCTCGCCGTCGGACCCGATCGCCTGGCAATATCTTCTGAACGTGTCGCAGGCCGGGCAGGAATTCGACAGTTTCAACGGTCCCGTGTGTTTTGTCGGACATTCCCATCTTCCGGCCATCTTCACCCGGGATAACGAAGGCGCCGTAATGAAATCGATAAAAGAAACATGGGAATGCGACCCGGAGAGGAAATATATTGTGAATATCGGCTCGGTCGGGCAACCGCGCGATAATGATCCCCGGGCCTGTTATTTAATGGCAGACATTGATTCCCGGAGGTTGGCCTATCGCCGCGTCGAATACGATATCACGAAGGCGCAGGAAAAAATGAAAAGGGCCAATATGCCGGAGTTCCTTATCGAGCGGTTGGCGGTGGGTCTATAA
- a CDS encoding Protein kinase, which produces MLNKYSSYVLCLLISFLVVALYINDFAPLVRLEWKIQDILYSFRGKTNYSSDIVLVNIDDKTLSQYGRWPWHRDKIGDLLAAVGSGQPKTVLLDVLFDQNVNEDTLGYTKILAGQMSWMNNVILPYEIIRGDFRSNRLATPKYLYNSSVQVNSDLGILDENSALLTQKAFLPPDELCQYAAGLGFRYSIFDSDRKVRWEPLISYYEGYYYPSAALLAAASYLGFNSSGITVYGGKFIKIGGREIPTNNRGQLFINFNKAGSSFAQISAADILNDQSSPASLKDKLVIISVTADQVADFYPTPVTNNMSATEKTANVIENIVHHNYIKRMDSSPGTDLLILFLLGGAFAFVLPRVSLLYRLVILVVVLFLLANLNFILFNSFKILMRSLYIGLEVILLVLASPILNEGILNRLALGKKPEPAKAHIKKTPLPAAVRKDEPAEKQVSAGQTQGKMPTSAMEAPLDRRAGETSSRTAAGTIGGMTAPAGTVKTEKPAVIEEISPLIEPEVIDSAQAPKDEVNNKEHDFDRDQYVPPITPGKGFDPQSIRNLGRYRIVEELGKGAMGTVYKGVDPAINRNVALKTIRLDFVHDPEELEELKERLFREARAAGKLSHPNIVTIYDVGNEGMLQYIAMEYLQGQTLEDMIRRRVKFNYRIIAQIISQICLALDYAHSQGIVHRDIKPANIMVLNDYTIKVMDFGIARVDSSSMTRTGVAMGTPNYISPEQLQGKPVDHRTDIFSLGVMMYEMLVHRRPFRGENLTTLIYNIVNAEPEPPSAVDKAVPLLFDRVVMRALHKNPDERYQKAGEVALALADFIETFSPKRPLSV; this is translated from the coding sequence ATGCTTAATAAGTATTCATCATACGTTCTCTGCCTTCTCATTTCATTCCTGGTGGTGGCGCTATATATTAATGATTTCGCCCCTCTGGTTCGTCTGGAATGGAAAATTCAGGACATACTCTATTCCTTCCGGGGCAAGACCAATTATTCGTCGGATATAGTCCTTGTCAATATTGACGATAAGACATTGTCGCAATATGGCCGCTGGCCCTGGCATCGTGATAAAATCGGCGATCTTTTGGCGGCCGTAGGCTCGGGACAACCCAAAACCGTTCTGCTGGATGTGCTGTTCGATCAGAATGTCAATGAAGACACTCTCGGTTATACCAAGATTCTGGCCGGGCAGATGTCGTGGATGAATAATGTTATTCTGCCGTATGAAATCATTCGCGGCGACTTCCGCAGTAACCGTCTGGCGACGCCGAAATACCTCTATAATTCCTCCGTGCAGGTAAACAGTGATCTGGGCATACTGGATGAAAACTCCGCCCTCCTCACTCAAAAGGCATTTTTGCCGCCGGACGAATTGTGCCAGTATGCCGCCGGTCTCGGATTCCGATACAGCATTTTTGATAGCGATCGGAAGGTCCGCTGGGAACCGCTGATATCATATTATGAGGGATATTATTATCCGTCGGCCGCTCTGCTGGCCGCGGCATCTTATCTTGGCTTCAATTCTTCAGGTATCACCGTTTACGGTGGAAAATTCATTAAAATCGGCGGGAGGGAGATCCCGACCAATAATCGGGGGCAATTATTCATCAATTTTAACAAGGCCGGTTCTTCCTTCGCGCAAATATCGGCCGCCGACATATTGAATGACCAATCTTCGCCGGCATCATTAAAAGATAAACTGGTCATAATTTCGGTGACGGCGGATCAGGTGGCCGACTTTTATCCGACCCCGGTCACAAATAATATGAGTGCGACGGAGAAAACCGCCAACGTAATCGAGAATATTGTCCATCATAATTATATAAAAAGAATGGATTCGTCGCCGGGAACGGACCTCTTAATTCTCTTCCTCCTCGGCGGGGCCTTTGCTTTTGTCCTGCCGCGAGTGTCCTTGCTTTACCGATTGGTAATTCTCGTAGTGGTGCTGTTTCTTCTGGCCAATCTCAACTTCATTCTGTTCAACTCCTTCAAGATTTTGATGCGATCTCTCTATATCGGATTAGAAGTTATTCTTCTGGTTCTGGCCAGCCCGATACTTAATGAGGGGATTTTGAATCGTCTGGCCTTAGGCAAAAAACCGGAACCGGCCAAGGCCCATATTAAAAAGACCCCGCTTCCGGCCGCCGTAAGAAAAGACGAACCTGCCGAGAAACAAGTCTCGGCCGGTCAAACTCAGGGGAAAATGCCCACATCGGCCATGGAAGCGCCGCTTGACCGGAGAGCGGGCGAGACATCGAGCCGGACCGCCGCCGGAACCATCGGTGGAATGACCGCTCCAGCTGGGACCGTCAAAACGGAAAAACCGGCAGTCATTGAAGAAATAAGTCCCTTGATCGAACCTGAGGTCATTGATTCAGCCCAAGCACCGAAAGATGAGGTTAATAATAAGGAACACGATTTTGATCGGGATCAATATGTTCCTCCGATAACCCCCGGCAAGGGGTTTGACCCGCAGTCAATCAGGAATTTGGGACGGTATCGCATTGTTGAGGAACTCGGCAAAGGAGCCATGGGGACGGTCTATAAGGGCGTCGACCCGGCCATTAATCGCAATGTGGCGCTCAAAACTATCCGTCTTGACTTCGTGCACGACCCGGAGGAACTGGAAGAACTTAAGGAGCGGCTTTTCCGTGAGGCCAGGGCCGCGGGAAAATTATCCCATCCCAACATCGTCACAATTTATGACGTCGGTAACGAGGGGATGCTCCAGTATATCGCCATGGAATATCTGCAGGGACAGACGCTCGAAGACATGATACGCCGCAGGGTAAAATTCAACTATCGGATCATCGCCCAGATAATTTCACAGATCTGCCTGGCGCTCGACTACGCGCACAGTCAGGGTATAGTCCATCGCGACATCAAGCCGGCCAATATAATGGTTCTGAACGACTACACGATTAAGGTAATGGATTTCGGTATCGCCCGGGTTGATTCATCATCGATGACCAGGACCGGAGTGGCCATGGGAACGCCCAACTATATTTCCCCGGAACAATTGCAGGGCAAACCGGTGGATCATCGCACCGACATTTTCAGTCTGGGCGTGATGATGTATGAAATGCTGGTGCACCGCCGCCCGTTCCGCGGAGAAAATTTGACAACACTAATTTATAATATTGTCAATGCGGAACCGGAACCGCCCTCGGCCGTGGACAAAGCCGTTCCGCTTCTCTTCGACCGCGTGGTAATGAGGGCCCTTCATAAAAACCCCGATGAGAGATATCAGAAGGCGGGTGAAGTGGCTCTGGCGCTGGCGGATTTCATAGAAACTTTCTCCCCCAAACGGCCGCTTTCGGTTTAG
- a CDS encoding conserved hypothetical protein (Evidence 4 : Unknown function but conserved in other organisms) produces the protein MASFSDDDARKVAAVLGAEKIVKEKDHFRLKISNRAEKRVLILEIYPEILLGRTRGMLIVIYTGNSHLQLHNCSGYVISEELGEITFVAETEKYLSGLVVEKGASCSLYSSLDRRLISSDFTKLGVEVMLSGVALSLAEDIINPDKEQN, from the coding sequence ATGGCAAGTTTCAGCGACGATGATGCTCGTAAAGTAGCCGCCGTTCTCGGCGCCGAAAAGATTGTCAAAGAGAAGGACCATTTCCGCCTGAAAATCTCTAACCGGGCCGAAAAACGGGTTTTGATTCTTGAGATATATCCCGAAATTCTATTGGGGCGGACCCGCGGGATGCTCATCGTGATATACACCGGGAATTCCCACCTTCAGTTACATAACTGCTCCGGGTATGTTATTTCGGAAGAGTTGGGAGAGATCACTTTCGTCGCCGAAACCGAAAAATACCTTTCCGGGCTGGTGGTGGAGAAAGGAGCATCCTGTTCGCTTTACTCCTCACTGGATCGTCGTTTAATATCCAGCGATTTTACCAAATTGGGCGTTGAGGTGATGCTTTCCGGCGTCGCCTTATCGCTTGCCGAAGATATAATTAATCCCGATAAAGAACAAAACTAA
- the tatA gene encoding Sec-independent protein translocase protein TatA, whose protein sequence is MLGWQELILIFLVVLLLFGAKRIPDIAQGLGKGIREFKRALKDTEDDVKTNINDVDKKKPDTK, encoded by the coding sequence ATGTTAGGATGGCAGGAACTGATTCTGATATTTCTGGTGGTTCTTCTGCTTTTCGGTGCCAAACGGATTCCGGATATCGCGCAGGGATTGGGAAAGGGAATAAGGGAATTCAAACGAGCCCTCAAAGACACCGAAGATGATGTAAAAACCAATATAAATGATGTCGATAAAAAGAAGCCTGATACCAAATAA
- a CDS encoding conserved hypothetical protein (Evidence 4 : Unknown function but conserved in other organisms), with protein MSNLKGREVTFIIVALLLGAIIGGFVGDLIGSFLPPGAAKTLFSKSIQIGFETAHVELYSIAFTIGIMFKINFMSVLTVLMVIIYFRWWYI; from the coding sequence GTGTCCAATTTGAAAGGGCGTGAGGTTACTTTTATCATTGTGGCGTTACTTCTGGGCGCCATTATCGGCGGCTTCGTCGGCGATTTAATCGGTTCATTTCTGCCGCCGGGCGCGGCCAAAACCCTTTTTTCCAAATCGATTCAAATCGGCTTTGAAACCGCTCATGTCGAATTGTATTCAATTGCCTTTACCATTGGTATAATGTTTAAGATAAACTTTATGTCGGTTTTGACGGTTCTAATGGTTATAATATATTTCCGATGGTGGTATATTTAG